In bacterium, one genomic interval encodes:
- the sufC gene encoding Fe-S cluster assembly ATPase SufC: MLEIKNLHASVEGNEILNGINLKVNAGEVHAIMGPNGSGKSTLAQILAGREDYDITAGEVIYEGKNLLEMAPEDRAREGVFLAFQYPVEIPGVNNMYFLKAALNAVRKHKGQEELDAMDFMTLVKEKSKLVEIDQDLLKRPVNEGFSGGEKKRNEIFQMALLDPKLAILDETDSGLDIDALRIVANGVNQLKSHRNAVIVVTHYQRLLNYIVPDFVHVLMDGRIVKSGKKELALELEEKGYDWVRPETATV; encoded by the coding sequence CGAAATTAAAAATCTCCATGCCTCGGTAGAAGGCAATGAAATTCTCAACGGAATAAATCTGAAAGTTAATGCAGGTGAAGTACATGCGATCATGGGACCCAACGGCTCCGGTAAAAGCACGCTCGCCCAGATTTTGGCCGGGCGCGAAGATTATGATATTACTGCCGGTGAAGTCATTTACGAAGGAAAGAATTTATTGGAAATGGCTCCGGAAGATCGTGCGCGCGAAGGCGTTTTCCTTGCTTTTCAGTATCCTGTTGAAATTCCCGGCGTCAATAATATGTATTTTTTAAAAGCGGCCCTCAATGCCGTTCGTAAACACAAAGGCCAGGAAGAATTAGACGCGATGGATTTTATGACGCTGGTCAAAGAAAAATCCAAGCTGGTCGAAATCGATCAGGACTTGCTCAAACGACCGGTCAATGAAGGATTTTCCGGCGGCGAGAAAAAACGTAATGAAATTTTTCAAATGGCGTTATTGGATCCGAAGCTGGCGATATTGGACGAAACTGATTCTGGTTTGGATATTGACGCATTACGCATCGTCGCCAACGGCGTTAATCAACTTAAAAGCCATCGCAACGCGGTGATCGTCGTAACGCACTATCAGCGCCTGTTGAATTATATCGTGCCGGATTTTGTGCATGTGCTGATGGATGGACGTATCGTTAAATCAGGCAAGAAAGAACTCGCGTTGGAACTGGAAGAAAAAGGGTACGACTGGGTTCGTCCCGAAACCGCAACTGTATAA